A DNA window from Mycolicibacter hiberniae contains the following coding sequences:
- a CDS encoding fluoride efflux transporter FluC, which yields MGSYDEDRRCRMHGSDVAAGADLFVRRRRLHALREQAPVVAMVSLGGALGASARYGIMLAWPTPIDGFPWATMAINITGCGLMGVLMVAITERWVGHRLLRPLLGTGVLGGYTTFSAFAGDVDALVSAGYPARALLYLLSTPVALLITTWAAASLTRRLIAGRAS from the coding sequence GTGGGCAGCTACGACGAGGATCGCCGATGCAGGATGCACGGATCTGACGTAGCCGCTGGCGCCGACCTGTTTGTTCGGCGCCGGCGGCTTCACGCGCTGCGCGAGCAGGCTCCAGTGGTTGCGATGGTTTCGCTTGGCGGAGCTCTCGGGGCGAGCGCCCGCTACGGCATCATGCTGGCGTGGCCGACCCCAATCGATGGATTTCCTTGGGCGACAATGGCTATCAACATTACTGGGTGCGGGCTGATGGGTGTGTTGATGGTGGCGATCACCGAACGGTGGGTCGGGCATCGGCTGCTGCGCCCGCTGCTGGGCACCGGTGTGCTGGGCGGTTACACGACGTTCTCCGCGTTCGCCGGCGATGTAGACGCCCTCGTCAGCGCTGGCTATCCTGCTCGGGCTTTGCTCTATCTGCTCAGCACTCCGGTGGCGTTGCTGATCACGACGTGGGCCGCCGCAAGCCTCACGCGACGTCTGATCGCCGGGAGGGCATCATGA